From one Lolium rigidum isolate FL_2022 chromosome 4, APGP_CSIRO_Lrig_0.1, whole genome shotgun sequence genomic stretch:
- the LOC124649292 gene encoding proline-rich receptor-like protein kinase PERK1 — protein sequence MSTPSPTAAPAPTSPPSPPANATAPPPATPATPSAPPPAIPAPSPPAPASAPPPAVPSASPPAPSSTTPATPSAPSPSPPSGSAPATPTPPSDTPSPPSRSPPSSSSGGGGTKSPPAPTHSTSPPKSPSPSSNSGGSGVSTSLVVGVAVGGFVLLLLATFICLCCLRKKRRRQPPPPHYGYPPPPPQQYKEDHYGGQYQSWQQNAPPPPPDHVIKMQPSPPPAYANRPPQAPMPPPPPMMNSSGGSGSNYSGGEILPPPSPGTGLNFSSSKSTFTYEELVRATDGFSDANLLGQGGFGYVHKGVLPSGKEIAVKQLKLGSGQGEREFQAEVEIISRVHHKHLVSLVGYCISGGKRLLVYEFVTNNTLEFHLHGKGRPVLEWPIRLRIALGAAKGLAYIHEDCHPKIIHRDIKSSNILLDFKFEAKVADFGLAKFTSENNTHVSTRVMGTFGYLAPEYASSGKLTEKSDVFSFGVMLLELITGRRPVDSNQTYMDDSLVDWARPLLMRALEDGNYEELVDARLGKDFNPNEIARMIACAAACVRHSARRRPRMSQVVRALEGDVSLEDLNEGVRPGHSRFFGSYSSSDYDSGQYNEDMKKFKKMAFTTNDYTSSQYSAPTSEYGQVASASSSEGQQTQEIETGTMKRTGHSGYSSGYSGPS from the exons atGTCGACGCCGTCGCCGACAGCCGCGCCGGCCCcgacatcgccaccatcaccccccgCCAACGCCACCGCGCCACCACCAGCCACACCCGCCACACCGTCCGCCCCTCCTCCCGCGATCCCCGCCCCGTCCCCGCCGGCGCCCGCCTCCGCCCCGCCGCCCGCAGTCCCCTCCGCCTCCCCGCCCGCGCCGTCCTCCACGACCCCGGCCACCCCGTCCGCGCCCTCCCCCTCGCCGCCCAGCGGAAGCGCGCCCGCCACACCCACCCCTCCCTCCGACACGCCCTCCCCACCATCGAGGTCCccgccatcctcctcctccggtggcgGCGGGACAAAGTCGCCGCCCGCGCCGACCCACTCCACCTCGCCCCCGAAGTCGCCATCCCCGTCCAGCAAcagcggcggctcgggcgtctcCACGtcgctcgtcgtcggcgtcgccgtcggcggcttcgtgctcctcctcctcgccacctTCATCTGCCTCTGCTGCCTCCGCAAGAAGCGACGCCgccagccaccgccgccgcactACGGatacccgccgcctccgccgcagcAGTACAAAG AGGATCATTATGGAGGACAATACCAGAGCTGGCAGCAAAACGCCCCCCCTCCTCCGCCTGATCACGTGATCAAGATGCAGCCATCGCCTCCTCCAGCATACGCCAATCGTCCTCCGCAGGCACCGATGCCGCCTCCACCCCCTATGATGAACAGCAGCGGTGGTTCGGGTTCAAACTACTCGGGCGGTGAGATCCTGCCTCCGCCGTCCCCTGGCACTGGCCTCAACTTCTCCAGCTCGAAGAGCACGTTTACTTATGAGGAGCTGGTGAGGGCCACGGATGGGTTCTCCGATGCTAATCTCCTCGGGCAAGGTGGTTTTGGGTATGTTCACAAAGGGGTGCTGCCGAGCGGCAAGGAGATTGCTGTGAAGCAATTGAAACTTGGTAGTGGCCAGGGAGAGCGTGAGTTCCAGGCGGAGGTCGAGATTATCAGCAGAGTTCATCACAAGCATCTTGTGTCTCTGGTTGGTTACTGCATCTCGGGGGGAAAGAGATTGCTTGTCTACGAGTTTGTCACCAATAACACGTTGGAATTCCACTTACATG GAAAAGGCCGTCCAGTGTTGGAGTGGCCCATAAGACTAAGGATTGCTCTTGGTGCTGCCAAGGGTTTAGCATATATTCATGAAGACT GCCATCCCAAGATCATACATCGTGATATAAAGTCATCAAACATTCTTCTTGACTTCAAATTTGAAGCTAAG GTTGCGGATTTTGGTCTAGCGAAATTCACTTCTGAGAACAACACTCATGTTTCGACAAGAGTAATGGGCACTTTTGG GTATCTAGCACCAGAATATGCGTCTTCTGGCAAGCTCACTGAGAAGTCAGACGTCTTCTCTTTTGGAGTGATGCTTCTTGAGCTGATAACTGGGCGTCGGCCTGTTGATTCAAACCAGACGTATATGGATGACAGCTTGGTTGACTGG GCAAGACCCCTGCTGATGCGAGCACTTGAGGATGGTAACTACGAAGAGTTAGTGGATGCTCGGCTGGGGAAGGATTTCAATCCTAATGAGATTGCTAGAATGATAGCATGTGCGGCTGCATGTGTACGCCATTCTGCACGCCGTCGCCCACGAATGAGTCAG GTTGTTCGGGCCTTGGAAGGTGACGTGTCTTTGGAAGATCTTAATGAAGGTGTTCGTCCCGGCCATAGCCGCTTCTTCGGATCCTACAGCAGTTCTGATTATGATTCTGGTCAGTACAACGAAGACATGAAGAAGTTCAAGAAAATGGCCTTTACAACCAATGACTACACGAGCAGCCAATACAGTGCGCCGACCAGCGAGTACGGTCAGGTAGCATCTGCATCAAGCAGCGAGGGCCAACAAACCCAGGAAATCGAGACGGGGACGATGAAGAGAACTGGCCACAGTGGCTACAGTTCAGGATACAGTGGACCGTCGTGA